A single Xiphias gladius isolate SHS-SW01 ecotype Sanya breed wild chromosome 18, ASM1685928v1, whole genome shotgun sequence DNA region contains:
- the taf11 gene encoding transcription initiation factor TFIID subunit 11: MADPARIKPEDKSDRTTSPTEEHPKSEENEDVPVAAKTTHDNKESSSQDQNKPEVKPETTPGEDEEEGTSGQPPSKRLKVEPEKKKEKRHKVDEDEIQKMQVLVSSFSEEQLNRYEMYRRSAFPKAAIKRLIQSITGSSVSQNVVIAMSGIAKVFAGEIVEEALDVCEKWGDTPPLQPKHMREAVRRLKSRDQIPNTKHKNTLFH, translated from the exons ATGGCCGACCCTGCACGGATCAAACCTGAGGATAAATCTGACAGGACGACTTCTCCTACCGAGGAGCATCCAAAATCCGAGGAAAATGAAGATGTACCTGTCGCAGCAAAGACCACACATGACAACAAAGAGTCGTCCTCGCAAGATCAGAACAAACCGGAGGTTAAACCT GAAACAACACCTGGAGAAGATGAGGAAGAAGGAACCTCTGGCCAGCCTCCTTCCAAAAGACTGAAGGTGgaaccagagaagaagaaggagaagcgCCACAAGGTTGATGAAGATGAAATACAAAAGATGCA GGTTTTGGTGTCGTCCTTTTCTGAAGAGCAGCTGAATCGCTATGAGATGTACAGACGTTCTGCCTTCCCTAAGGCTGCTATTAAGAGG CTAATCCAGTCCATAACAGGATCATCAGTGTCCCAGAATGTAGTGATTGCCATGTCTGGTATTGCCAAGGTTTTTGCAGGGGAAATTGTTGAGGAAG CACTGGATGTTTGTGAGAAGTGGGGAGATACACCACCTCTTCAGCCCAAACATATGAGGGAAGCAGTGAGGAGGCTGAAGAGCCGAGATCAGATTCCCAACACCAAGCATAAGAACACACTCTTTCACTGA